A region from the Gossypium hirsutum isolate 1008001.06 chromosome A08, Gossypium_hirsutum_v2.1, whole genome shotgun sequence genome encodes:
- the LOC121204808 gene encoding protein NRT1/ PTR FAMILY 1.2 — protein sequence METPTDEHGKLSEPFLTSSPSKGGFRTLPFILAMEAFERVAIVGITTNMIVYLTGEFGMETATAANVIFVWSAATGFTPIIGAFIADSYMGKYPMIGIGTIIGFLGMILLWSTAMIPQARPYCDQFNTICEAPTIPQLVLLYFSLGLISIGAGGIRSPFMAFGVDQLDERNNSHSFFNWCYVTLMFSSLIAVTLIVYIQDNMGWKMGLGVPVMLMFLSAVSFFLASSFYIKLKPKASLLTGLAQVIVASFKNRHIELPSHATNEVYYVREGSMLQVPSEKLRFLNKACMIKNPQEDLTSKGNASNPWSLCTIDQVEDLKALIRVMPLCSAGIILSVTVNQGSLMVIQAGTMDRHVTSNFEIPAASFSLFMMISVVVWIAFYDQIALPLASKIKGKPVRLGLKQRMGIGLLCSCASMVASAFVECTRRKIATEEGFSDEPQAVVHMSALWVLPFYVLAGLSEAFNAIALIEFCYSNLPKTMSTIAANVSGLGGFTGNLVASLITSMVDNVTKKGGESWVSSNMNKGHYDYYYCLLAGLSMLNFVYFLVCCKAHGPCHGDNENEAENSGLGDHESIDDC from the exons ATGGAAACGCCTACAGATGAACACGGCAAGCTCAGTGAACCTTTCCTTACATCCTCTCCATCAAAGGGTGGTTTCAGAACTCTACCTTTCATCTTAG CAATGGAGGCCTTTGAAAGGGTGGCTATCGTTGGGATAACTACGAATATGATAGTGTATTTGACGGGAGAATTCGGCATGGAAACCGCAACAGCAGCCAATGTGATATTCGTTTGGTCAGCTGCCACCGGTTTCACACCCATCATTGGTGCTTTTATTGCGGATTCTTATATGGGAAAGTACCCTATGATCGGAATCGGAACCATTATTGGTTTTCTG GGGATGATTCTATTATGGTCAACAGCTATGATTCCACAAGCAAGGCCATACTGCGACCAATTCAACACCATCTGTGAAGCCCCAACAATACCCCAACTTGTACTCTTATATTTTTCACTAGGCCTAATCTCTATCGGAGCTGGTGGCATAAGATCGCCATTCATGGCCTTCGGTGTAGATCAGTTGGATGAGAGAAACAACTCGCACAGTTTCTTCAATTGGTGCTATGTTACACTCATGTTTTCATCTCTAATCGCTGTAACTTTGATTGTTTATATTCAAGATAACATGGGGTGGAAAATGGGTTTGGGGGTACCTGTAATGCTGATGTTCCTTTCAGCTGTTTCGTTCTTCTTAGCATCTTCATTTTACATCAAGTTGAAGCCTAAGGCAAGCTTGCTCACTGGTTTGGCTCAAGTTATAGTGGCTTCTTTCAAAAATAGGCACATTGAGTTACCCTCCCATGCCACAAATGAAGTTTATTATGTCAGAGAGGGATCGATGCTTCAAGTGCCAAGTGAAAAACTAAG GTTTCTGAATAAAGCTTGCATGATAAAAAATCCTCAAGAGGACTTAACCTCGAAGGGAAATGCTTCAAACCCATGGAGTCTTTGTACAATAGATCAAGTAGAGGATCTAAAAGCATTGATCAGAGTAATGCCGCTTTGCTCCGCAGGAATTATACTGTCCGTAACCGTTAATCAAGGCTCATTGATGGTAATTCAAGCAGGAACCATGGACAGACATGTAACTTCAAACTTTGAAATCCCAGCAGCTTCATTCAGCTTGTTTATGATGATCTCTGTGGTTGTATGGATCGCATTCTATGACCAGATAGCTCTTCCTTTAGCTTCAAAGATTAAAGGAAAACCGGTTCGTCTCGGTTTAAAACAAAGAATGGGGATTggtcttctttgctcttgtgcatcCATGGTAGCCTCAGCATTTGTAGAGTGTACTCGGCGGAAAATCGCGACGGAAGAAGGATTTTCTGATGAACCGCAAGCCGTTGTGCATATGTCTGCACTATGGGTACTGCCATTTTATGTCCTAGCTGGCTTGTCTGAGGCTTTCAATGCAATTGCACTGATTGAATTCTGTTACTCCAATTTACCGAAAACCATGTCAACCATTGCGGCCAATGTTAGTGGATTGGGAGGCTTCACTGGGAACCTGGTGGCCAGTTTAATAACAAGCATGGTTGACAATGTTACTAAAAAAGGAGGGGAAAGCTGGGTTTCGAGTAATATGAATAAAGGGCATTATGATTACTATTATTGCCTTCTTGCTGGCTTGAGCATGCTTAATTTTGTGTACTTTCTGGTTTGCTGCAAAGCTCACGGTCCTTGTCATGGAGATAACGAAAACGAGGCCGAGAACTCAGGATTAGGAGATCATGAGAGTATAGATGATTGTTAA
- the LOC121203077 gene encoding probable beta-1,4-xylosyltransferase IRX9H, with the protein MASIRRTLSPVPRPGTPVTGEAERSVPSPLLKSTMPQTGGLLSSLIGLSDSQALVFGVFSPRTTRPVDRPNLKHKGQVWRRALFHFFICFLLGFVIGLTSFVSVGFSYMNLISEQQAFAFEVEPTFASFHMHDGSERNVTSMADDTEVENNVTLNPHALVQRQGMIEGNLDNALTNQSLPQDINLGSRKLLIVITPTHARPHQAYYLNRLAYTLKLVQPPLLWIVVEMTSQSEETADILRKSGIMYRHLVCKKNLTDIKDRNVHQRNVALSHIETHRLDGIVYFADEYNVYSIDLFEKMRHIRQFGTWTVAKQTQDNDRVTLEGPVCNGTKVIGWHLNELSKRYRRFHAEMPGFAFNSTILWDPRRWHRPTLEQIRQLETVKDGFQASSIIEQVVEDESQMEGLTQNCSRIMVWEVNIESNSFYPQKWLMKNNLDVIAPLA; encoded by the exons ATGGCATCAATTAGAAGAACACTGTCTCCGGTGCCTCGACCGGGGACTCCGGTTACAGGGGAGGCTGAACGTTCAGTTCCTTCTCCTCTGTTGAAGTCGACAATGCCGCAGACTGGTGGCTTGTTATCTTCTCTTATAGGTTTATCAGATTCTCAAGCATTGGTGTTCGGTGTTTTTTCGCCGAGAACTACTAGGCCTGTTGATAGGCCGAATCTGAAACACAAAGGACAAGTATGGAGGAGggctctttttcatttcttcatttGTTTCCTACTCGGTTTTGTTATCGGATTGACATCATTCGTTTCCGTAGGCTTTTCTTATATGAACCTCATTTCAGAGCAACAAGCATTTGCTTTCGAGGTAGAACCGACTTTTGCAAGTTTCCATATGCATGATGGTTCAGAAAGGAATGTGACATCAATGGCGGATGACACTGAGGTTGAAAACAATGTCACATTGAATCCACATGCATTGGTGCAAAGACAGGGAATGATTGAAGGGAATTTAGATAATGCCCTGACTAATCAATCACTTCCTCAAGATATAAATCTGGGATCCCGGAAGCTTTTGATTGTTATAACTCCAACACATGCTCGACCGCATCAAGCCTATTATCTAAACCGCTTGGCATACACATTAAAGCTAGTTCAACCTCCATTATTGTGGATAGTTGTGGAGATGACCTCACAGTCCGAGGAAACAGCCGATATCCTAAGAAAGAGTGGCATTATGTATAGGCATCTTGTTTGCAAAAAGAATCTGACCGATATAAAAGACAGAAATGTTCATCAAAGAAATGTGGCATTATCTCACATTGAAACTCATCGACTTGATGGAATTGTCTACTTTGCCGATGAGTATAATGTCTATTCAATCGATCTCTTCGAGAAAATGAGGCATATTAG GCAGTTCGGGACATGGACTGTGGCCAAACAAACACAGGACAACGATAGAGTTACACTGGAAGGCCCTGTTTGTAATGGAACTAAAGTCATTGGATGGCACCTAAATGAACTAAGCAAGAGATACAGAAGATTCCATGCTGAAATGCCGGGGTTTGCCTTCAATAGTACCATACTCTGGGATCCAAGACGATGGCATCGACCCACTCTTGAACAGATTAGACAACTCGAGACAGTCAAAGATGGCTTCCAA GCAAGCTCAATTATTGAACAAGTCGTGGAAGATGAAAGCCAGATGGAAGGCTTAACGCAGAACTGCTCGAGAATCATGGTTTGGGAGGTTAATATCGAATCTAATTCCTTCTATCCCCAAAAATGGTTGATGAAGAATAACTTAGATGTTATTGCTCCGCTTGCATGA